One Streptomyces dangxiongensis genomic window, CCCGCCGCAACCGGCGCGACGCGGCCGGTGTCCCGGGCTCCGGCGGGGACCTCTCCGTGCGCACCCGGATCACGCTGATCGACCAGGAGCGGTACTTCTTCCGGGGCGTGGACGCCGTCGAACTGGCCGTCCGCCACTCCTACGAAGAGGTCGCGGAGTGGCTGTGGACGGGCCGGCTGGCCCCGGGGGTGACGTTCTCCGCGCCCCGGACCACCGTCGAGGTCGCCCGCCGCGCGGTCGACGCCCTCTCCGAGCACGCCACCCCGACCGACCGGCTGCGGGTGGCCGCGATCGCCGCGGCGGCCGAGGACCCGCTGCGCTTCGACCTGTCCGAGGAGGCCGTGCTGAACACGGCACGGACGCTCATTCCCACCCTCGTCGCCGCGCTGCCGCCGGTCCGGCACGACCACAAGGACGACGGGCCGCTCGCCCACCGCCTGTGGGGCCGGCTCACCGGCCGCCCGGCCGACGAGGCCTCCCTGCACGTCCTGGACACCGCGCTGGCCCTGCTCGCCGACCACGACCTGGCCGCGTCCACGCTCGCCGTCCGGGTCGCCGCCTCCGCCCGGGCACACGCCTACGCGGCCGTCTCGGCCGGTCTCGGCGTCCTGGAGGGCCCGCTGCACGGCGCCGCCAGCGGCCTGGTCCACCGGATGCTGCTCGACGTGCTCGACCAGGGCACGGCCGTCCCGGTGATCGCCGACGAACTCCGCGCGGGACGCCGCGTCCCCGGGCTCGGCCACCGGCTCTACGCCGGCGAAGACCCCCGCGCGCGCGTGCTGTTCGACCTCCTGGAGAACGTCCCCGGCGCGGAGCCCGCGCTGCTCGCCGCCCGCGACATCGTCGCCACGACCGCCCGGCACACCCCGCTGCACGCCAACGTCGACCTGGCCCTCGCCGTGTTCACCGCCTCCAGCGGCATGCCTGCCACGGCCGGCGAGACCGTCTTCGCCGTCGCGCGGACGGCGGGCTGGATCGCGCACACCCTCGAGGAGTACGGCGAGCGCCCGCTGCGCATGCGCCCCAGCGGCCACTACGTCGGCGTGCGACCGCCGCAGCCCCTCCCGGGCCAGGACACGGCCAGGCCGGAAGTCGCCTCGTAGAGACTCAGGTTAGGCTCACCTCTGTGAGTAGGTGTGCGACCGTCTCCCGGAACCTCGACGAGCCGCTTTCCGGCACGGCGGCCATGGCGACGACGTGGCTGCTGCTGGAACAGTCCGGCCCGTGGGGTGCCAAGGCGCTCACTTCCAGTCACCTGGACCCCGCGCTGGGCCGGGCCCTGGAAGCCGCCGCCGACGGGACCGGCGTACGCGTCGCCCTGATCCGGCGGCCCGGGCCCCATGCCGACCACGGCGCGTCCCCGGTCCGCCAGGTGTACGCGGCCCACACCGTTCCGGGACGCGTGTGGTTGCACGGCGCCACCACCCGCGATCCTCAGCGGCTCCTCGATCTCGACTTCGCCGCCCTGGGAGCGGGCGAGCACCGTTCCCTCGGCGCCGTGCTCGGCGGGCGGCCGCACCGCGGCGACCCGCTCGCGCTCGTGTGCACCAACGGCAAACGTGACCGCTGCTGCGCCCTTCTGGGCCGCTCCCTCGCCGCCGAGCTGGCCGACTCGGGGGTGCGCGGGGTGTGGGAGGTCACCCATCTGGGCGGACATCGTTTCGCGCCGACGGTGCTCGTCCTGCCCTACGGCTACGCCTACGGCCGCGCCGGGGCGCACACCGTCAAGGAAGCCCTGCACGGCGTGCGGGAGGGGCGTGTGGTCGTCGAGGGATGCCGCGGGTGCTCCGCGTGGGACCGGCCCGGCCAGGCGGCCGAGCTGGCCGTCCGGTCGGCCGCGGGCGAGTACCGGGCGGGTGTGCTCAGCGTCGTACGGACCGACGGCGCGGCCCCGCGCTGGGAGGTCACCGTCCTCCACGCCGACGGCCGCCGGTGGCGGGTCACCGTGGCGCAGGGCACGTCGCTGCCGCCCCGGCCGGAGAGCTGCGGCGCGGCGGTGCTCGGCGCGCCCGCGCGGATGGAGGTGACCGACATGCGCGCACTGAGCCGGACGGCACTGGCCAGCTAGGCGGGTGCCCGCGATCGACGGCAGGGGCCGGCTGGCTGGTTCCGTCAAGCATTGATCGACACGTCAAGATTGATCAAAAGATCCACACCACACCCGCTGGGGCGTTCACGGCCGTCCCACGTACCGTCGTGGACATGAGCCCCACTCCCCCCGCCCGTCGCCTGCGCCTCGGCATGCCCCGGCGCGTGTTCTCGCAGGTGCTGCTCATGCAGGTGGCGATCGCCGCGGGAGTCGCCGTACTGGCGACGGGACTGTTCCTGGCTCCGCTGAGCAAGCAGCTTGACCAGGAGGCGATGCGCCGCGCGCTGGCCATCGCCGAGACCACCGCCCAGGATCCGCAGATCGCCGAGGGCGTTCTCAGCACCCCGCCGAACAGGTCCGGGCCCGTGCAGAAGGAGGCCGAGCGCATACGGCGAGCCACCCGCGCCGAGTACATCGTGGTGCTGAACCGGGACTGGGTGCGCTGGTCACACCCCACGGCCTCGGAGATCGGCCGGCGCGTCTCCACCGATCCCACCGACGCCCTGGCCGGCAGGAAGGTCATGGAGATCGACAAGGGCACCCTCGGCCGCTCGGCCCGTGGCAAGGTCCCGCTGTACGACACCGGCCACCGCGTCGTCGGCGCGGTCTCGGTCGGCATCGCCTACGACAGCGTCCGGGCACGGCTGATCAGTGCGATCCCGGGGTTGTTCGCGTACGCCGGCGGTGCGCTCGCGGTGGGTGCCCTGGCCGCCTGGCTGATCTCGCGCCGGGTCCAGCGGCAGACCCGGGACCTGGCGTTCTCCGACATCTCGGCGCTGCTCGCGGAGCGCGAGGCGATGCTGCACGGCATCCGGGAGGGCGTCGTCGCGCTCGACCGCGGCGGCCGGATCCGGCTGCTGAACGACGAGGCGCGGCGGCTGCTGGGCATCGGCGACGAGGCGGTCGGACGGGCCCCGGACGAGGCACTCGGCGCCGGCCGCACGACGGACGTGCTCGCCGGCCGGGTGACCGGCACCGACCTGCTCACCGTGCGCGGCCAGCGGGTCCTGGTCGCCAACCGGATGCCCATCGAGGACGGGGGCGCCGTCGCCACCCTGCGCGACCGCACGGAACTGGAACAGCTAGGGCGCGAACTGGACTCCACCCGCGGGCTGATCGACGCCCTGCGCGCCCAGGACCACGAGCACGCCAACCGCATGCACACCTTGCTCGGACTGCTGGAACTGGAGATGTACGACGACGCCGTGGAGTTCGTCGGTGAAGTGGTCGGCGACCACCGGGCCACCGCCGAGCAGGTCGCCGAGAGGGTCCAGGACCCGCTGCTGGCCGCGCTGCTGGTCGGCAAGGCGACTGTGGCGGCCGAGCGCGGGGTCGCCCTGTGGGTGTCGGAGCGCACCCGGCTCCCGGATCGGCTGATCGATCCGCGGGGGCTGGTGACGATCGTGGGCAACCTCGTGGACAACGCCGTGGACGCGGTCGCGGGCACCCTCCACGCGCGCGTGGAGGCCGAGTTGCGCACGGAGGGCCGCACGGTGGTCCTCCGGGTGTGCGACACCGGCCCCGGAATCCCGGCGGACCGGCGGGAGCTGGTCTTCACCGAAGGGTGGTCCACCAAGAAGCCGCCCGCGCACGGCAAGCGGGGCATCGGGCTCTCCCTGGTGCGCCGGCTCGCCGAACGGCAGGGCGGCAGCGCGACCGTGTGCACCGCGGCCGGTGGCGGCGCGGAGTTCACCGTGGTGCTGCCCGAGGCACTGACCGAGCCGGAACGCGAGCCTACGGTGCGCGAGGAAACCCCCGGGACGGCCGCCGTCGCCGTCACCGCCGAGACCGAGGAGGAGGCGCGATGATCGAGGTCCTGGTCGTGGACGACGACATCCGCGTCGCCCGCGTGAACGCCGCCTACGTGCAGAAGGTACCCGGTTTCCATGTGGCCGGCGAGGCACACAGCGCGGCCGAGGCACTGCGCCAGGTGGAGACCCTGCCGCGGCTGGACCTCGTCCTGCTGGATCACTATCTGCCCGACGGGACGGGGCTTGCGGTCGTCCAGGAGATGCGCCGGCGCGGCCACCAGACGGACGTGATCATGGTGACCGCGGCGCGTGACGTGTCGACCGTCCAGGCGGCCATGCGGCACGGTGCGCTCCAGTACCTGGTGAAACCGTTCGCCTTCGCGGGGCTGCGGGCCAAGCTGGATGCGTACGCCGAGCTGCGGCGGACCCTGGACGGCGGCGGCGAGGCCGAACAGGCGCAGGTGGACCGCATCTTCGGTGCCCTGTCCACCCCGTCGGAGCCCCGGCTGCCCAAGGGCCACTCCCCCACCACGGCCGAGCTGGTGCGCCAGGCACTGATCAACGCCGAGGGACCGCTGTCCGCCCAGGAGATCGCCGAGCGGACGGGGGTGAGCCGGCAGACCGCCCAGCGGTACCTGAAGCTCCTGGAGCGCACCGGGCGGGCCCGCCTGACCCTCAGGTACGGCGATGCAGGCCGCCCGGAACACCGGTACGCCTGGGTGGCGCCGTAGCGCCGGGCGCGGCCCGGTCAGACGGCCCCGGCCCCGGTCAGCGAGCGCACCTCCGTCTCCGCGTACTTGGCCTCGTCCGCGACCTCGTCCGAGGTGACCGTGCCCAGCCAGCCGGCGAGGAAGCCGAGCGGGATGGAGACGATGCCCGGGTTCTCCAGCGGGAAGTACTGGAAGTCGACGTCCGGGAACAGGGAACCCGGACTGCCGGACACCACCGGGGAGAGCAGCACGAGCCCGATCGCCGGGAACAGCCCGCCGTACACCGCCCACACCGCGCCGCGCGTGGTGAAGCCCCGCCAGAACAACGAGTAGAGCAGGGCCGGCAGGTTCGCCGACGCGGCCACCGCGAAGGCGAGACCCACCAGGAAGGCGACGTTGAGATCGCGGGCCAGCAGACCGAGTGCGATCGCCACGACACCGACACCGACCGCCGCCCACCGGGCGACCGTCACCTCGCTGCGCGGGGCACTGCGGTGCGGTCGGCGCAGCGAGGCGTAGAGGTCGTGGGCGACCGAGGCCGAGGAGGCGAGCGTGATGCCGGCGACCACCGCGAGGATGGTGGCGAAGGCGACGGCGGCGACGATCGCGAGCAGCACCGTACCGCCGGTGGAGCCGGCTCCACCGCCCAGGTCGAGTGCGAGGAGGGGCACCGCCGTGTTTCCCGCCGCGTTCGAACCGAGCACGGCCTGCGGCCCCACCACCGCCGCCGCTCCGAACCCGAGGACGATCGTCATCAGGTAGAAACTTCCGATCAGGCCGATGGACCATACGACGGAGCGGCGGGCCGCCCGCGCCGTCGGCACGGTGTAGAAGCGGGACAGGATGTGCGGCAGGCCCGCCGTGCCCAGCACCAGCGCGATTCCCAGGCTGATGAAGTCGAGACGGGCGGTCCAGTCCCCGCCGTACTTCAGGCCCGGCGCCAGGAACGCCTTCCCGTGCCCGCTGCGCTCCGCCGCCGTGAGCAGCAACTG contains:
- a CDS encoding citrate synthase; amino-acid sequence: MHDHEPAPHRPGRRLTTKEAAELLGVKPETVYAYVSRGLLSSRREPGGRASTFEAKEVEALTRRNRRDAAGVPGSGGDLSVRTRITLIDQERYFFRGVDAVELAVRHSYEEVAEWLWTGRLAPGVTFSAPRTTVEVARRAVDALSEHATPTDRLRVAAIAAAAEDPLRFDLSEEAVLNTARTLIPTLVAALPPVRHDHKDDGPLAHRLWGRLTGRPADEASLHVLDTALALLADHDLAASTLAVRVAASARAHAYAAVSAGLGVLEGPLHGAASGLVHRMLLDVLDQGTAVPVIADELRAGRRVPGLGHRLYAGEDPRARVLFDLLENVPGAEPALLAARDIVATTARHTPLHANVDLALAVFTASSGMPATAGETVFAVARTAGWIAHTLEEYGERPLRMRPSGHYVGVRPPQPLPGQDTARPEVAS
- a CDS encoding sucrase ferredoxin, whose product is MSRCATVSRNLDEPLSGTAAMATTWLLLEQSGPWGAKALTSSHLDPALGRALEAAADGTGVRVALIRRPGPHADHGASPVRQVYAAHTVPGRVWLHGATTRDPQRLLDLDFAALGAGEHRSLGAVLGGRPHRGDPLALVCTNGKRDRCCALLGRSLAAELADSGVRGVWEVTHLGGHRFAPTVLVLPYGYAYGRAGAHTVKEALHGVREGRVVVEGCRGCSAWDRPGQAAELAVRSAAGEYRAGVLSVVRTDGAAPRWEVTVLHADGRRWRVTVAQGTSLPPRPESCGAAVLGAPARMEVTDMRALSRTALAS
- a CDS encoding ATP-binding protein, with product MSPTPPARRLRLGMPRRVFSQVLLMQVAIAAGVAVLATGLFLAPLSKQLDQEAMRRALAIAETTAQDPQIAEGVLSTPPNRSGPVQKEAERIRRATRAEYIVVLNRDWVRWSHPTASEIGRRVSTDPTDALAGRKVMEIDKGTLGRSARGKVPLYDTGHRVVGAVSVGIAYDSVRARLISAIPGLFAYAGGALAVGALAAWLISRRVQRQTRDLAFSDISALLAEREAMLHGIREGVVALDRGGRIRLLNDEARRLLGIGDEAVGRAPDEALGAGRTTDVLAGRVTGTDLLTVRGQRVLVANRMPIEDGGAVATLRDRTELEQLGRELDSTRGLIDALRAQDHEHANRMHTLLGLLELEMYDDAVEFVGEVVGDHRATAEQVAERVQDPLLAALLVGKATVAAERGVALWVSERTRLPDRLIDPRGLVTIVGNLVDNAVDAVAGTLHARVEAELRTEGRTVVLRVCDTGPGIPADRRELVFTEGWSTKKPPAHGKRGIGLSLVRRLAERQGGSATVCTAAGGGAEFTVVLPEALTEPEREPTVREETPGTAAVAVTAETEEEAR
- a CDS encoding response regulator — its product is MIEVLVVDDDIRVARVNAAYVQKVPGFHVAGEAHSAAEALRQVETLPRLDLVLLDHYLPDGTGLAVVQEMRRRGHQTDVIMVTAARDVSTVQAAMRHGALQYLVKPFAFAGLRAKLDAYAELRRTLDGGGEAEQAQVDRIFGALSTPSEPRLPKGHSPTTAELVRQALINAEGPLSAQEIAERTGVSRQTAQRYLKLLERTGRARLTLRYGDAGRPEHRYAWVAP